A DNA window from Fragaria vesca subsp. vesca linkage group LG3, FraVesHawaii_1.0, whole genome shotgun sequence contains the following coding sequences:
- the LOC101299454 gene encoding uncharacterized protein LOC101299454: protein MANARLARFITEVAPPQIVSVMRHRTAKVLDTITEEEREYTSPNDSLISSPKGSSSSASSSPSALSFASAAARTDAKYFLKGVHRSLAMFRRQ, encoded by the coding sequence ATGGCAAATGCACGCCTAGCAAGGTTCATTACAGAAGTTGCACCACCACAGATTGTTAGTGTCATGAGGCACAGAACTGCAAAGGTGTTGGATACAATCACAGAGGAGGAGAGAGAGTATACTAGCCCTAATGATTCTCTCATTTCCTCGCCCAAGGGTTCATCCTCGTCGGCCTCTTCCTCACCATCAGCACTAAGTTTCGCTTCTGCTGCTGCTCGTACTGATGCCAAGTACTTTCTGAAGGGAGTTCACAGGTCTTTGGCAATGTTCCGTCGTCAGTGA
- the LOC101293073 gene encoding DEAD-box ATP-dependent RNA helicase 1-like, whose translation MGIEDGKRIRKPKEENHDKPKSIPVLPWMRTPIDVSALDEKPLSLLPRLDPRLKEALEKMRISSLYPVQVGVWEETIGPGGFQRDLCVNSPTGSGKTLAYALPIVQALSTRNVKCLRALVVLPTHDLALQVKDVFSAIAPAVGLSVGLAVGQSSIANEISELIDKPKLEFGVSFDQENRVPQLRSAVDILVATPGRLMDHINNTKGFTLEHLCYLVVDETDRLLREAYQNWLPIVLQLTRFDDDGLFPRAQNFQPSAFGSFRTIRRSGLERGFRGEPYPRLVKMVLSATLTQDPSKLAQLDLHHPLFLTTGEMRYRLPETLKSYTVFCEAKYKPLYLVALLQSLGDEKSIVFTSSVESTHRLCTLLNFFEELPFKIKEYSRVQRHRSKTLEAFRKGKIQVLVSTDAMTRGMDVEGVKNVINYDMPAYIKTYVHRAGRTARAGQTGCCYSLLREKEVQRFYKMLRKAENNFCSKHSIPSNYIEPLHGVYESAKEKLKEVVEMESSKKRQVGSKFARVTKGKETQSAKESDH comes from the exons ATGGGTATTGAAGACGGTAAGCGAATTCGGAAACCCAAAGAAGAAAACCATGATAAGCCAAAGAGCATACCAGTCCTGCCATGGATGCGAACCCCAATTGACGTCAGCGCCCTGGACGAAAAACCCCTCTCTCTCCTCCCTCGCCTTGACCCCAG GTTGAAGGAGGCTTTGGAGAAGATGAGAATCTCGTCCCTTTACCCAGTTCAGGTTGGTGTTTGGGAAGAGACTATTGGGCCTGGTGGGTTTCAGCGCGACTTGTGTGTTAACTCACCTACTGGTAGTGGGAAAACTCTGGCTTATGCTTTGCCAATTGTGCAAGCTTTGTCTACTCGCAATGTTAAATGTCTGCGTGCTCTAGTTGTGTTGCCAACTCATGATTTAGCTCTGCAG GTCAAAGATGTGTTTTCCGCAATTGCTCCTGCAGTGGGATTGTCGGTTGGTCTTGCAGTTGGCCAGTCTTCAATTGCCAATGAGATTTCGGAACTTATTGATAAGCCTAAGCTTGAGTTTGGCGTTTCTTTTGACCAAGAGAATCGTGTGCCTCAATTACGTAGTGCAGTGGACATATTGGTGGCTACGCCCGGAAGGCTGATGGACCATATTAATAACACGAAGGGATTTACGCTTGAGCATCTCTGTTATCTT GTGGTTGATGAAACAGATCGATTACTCAGGGAGGCATACCAAAATTGGCTACCCATTGTGCTTCAGTTAACTCGCTTTGATGATGATGGTTTATTTCCTCGTGCTCAAAATTTTCAACCTTCAGCATTTGGTTCCTTCAGAACCATAAGGAGATC TGGTCTAGAGAGGGGGTTTAGGGGTGAACCTTACCCCAGGCTTGTGAAGATGGTTCTTTCTGCCACTTTGACCCAGGATCCAAGCAAGCTAGCTCAACTTGATCTGCATCATCCTTTATTCTTGACAACTGGAGAAATGCGTTATCGGCTTCCAGAAACATTGAAGTCCTACACAGTG TTCTGTGAAGCAAAATACAAACCATTGTATTTGGTTGCGCTCCTGCAAAGTTTGGGAGATGAGAAGTCCATCGTTTTTACATCATCAGTGGAGTCGACTCATCGTCTATGCACCTTACTGAACTTTTTTGAGGAACTGCCTTTCAAGATAAAGGAGTATTCACGCGTTCAACGACATCGAAG CAAGACATTGGAGGCATTTCGGAAAGGAAAGATTCAAGTACTTGTTTCAACTGATGCAATGACTCGTGGAATGGATGTTGAAGGGGTAAAAAATGTAATTAACTATGATATGCCTGCCTACATAAAGACTTATGTTCACCGTGCGGGACGGACAGCAAGAGCTGGCCAAACTGGCTGCTGCTATTCATTGTTGCGTGAGAAAGAG GTTCAGCGATTCTACAAGATGTTACGGAAAGCTGAGAATAATTTCTGCTCCAAGCACTCTATTCCTTCTAATTACATTGAACCGCTCCATGGTGTCTACGAATCTG CGAAGGAGAAACTGAAGGAGGTAGTTGAAATGGAATCATCAAAGAAGAGGCAAGTTGGTTCTAAGTTTGCTCGTGTGACGAAAGGAAAAGAAACCCAATCTGCGAAGGAAAGTGACCATTGA
- the LOC101309707 gene encoding CBL-interacting serine/threonine-protein kinase 23-like, with protein sequence MAARAAGVGSRTRVGRYDLGRTLGEGNFAKVKFARNVETGENFAIKILDKEKVLKHKMIGQIKREISTMKLIRHPNVIRMYEVMASKTKIYIVLEFVTGGELFDKIASKGRLKEDEARKYFQQLINAVDYCHSRGVFHRDLKPENLLLDVNGVLKVSDFGLSALPQQVREDGLLHTTCGTPNYVAPEVINNKGYDGAKADLWSCGVILYVLMAGYLPFEDSNLMALYKKIFKAEFSCPPWFSSSAKKLIKRILDPNPLTRITFAEVIENEWFKKGYKPPSFEQVDVSLDDVDAIFNDPGDSQNFVVEKREERHVPVTMNAFELISTSQGLNLNSLFEKQMELVKRETRFTSKRPANEIISKIEEAAAPLGFGVKKNNFKLKLQGEKTGRKGHLSVATEIFEVAPSLYMVEVRKSGGDTLEFHNFYKNLSTGLKDIVWKSGDDARKEAEFGSASSSGTAAGAGAVSST encoded by the exons ATGGCGGCGAGGGCGGCGGGCGTTGGGAGTCGGACTCGGGTCGGGAGGTACGATCTGGGTCGGACCCTAGGGGAGGGCAATTTCGCCAAGGTCAAATTTGCGAGGAACGTCGAGACTGGTGAGAATTTCGCTATTAAGATTCTGGATAAAGAGAAGGTGCTCAAGCACAAGATGATCGGCCAG ATCAAACGAGAAATATCAACGATGAAGTTAATTAGACATCCCAATGTAATCCGTATGTATGAG GTGATGGCTAGCAAGACAAAAATATACATCGTTTTGGAGTTTGTGACTGGTGGGGAACTATTTGACAAAATT GCAAGTAAAGGAAGATTGAAAGAAGACGAAGCAAGGAAGTATTTTCAGCAGCTTATAAATGCAGTGGATTACTGTCATAGCAGAGGTGTTTTCCATAGAGACCTGAAG CCAGAGAATTTGCTGCTGGATGTCAATGGAGTGCTTAAAGTTTCAGATTTTGGGCTCAGTGCGCTGCCTCAGCAAGTTCGA GAAGATGGCTTACTTCACACAACATGTGGGACACCAAATTATGTTGCCCCTGAG GTCATCAACAACAAAGGGTATGATGGAGCGAAGGCAGATCTATGGTCTTGTGGCGTTATTCTTTATGTCTTGATGGCTGGCTATTTGCCTTTTGAAGATTCCAATCTCATGGCATTATATAAAAAG ATATTCAAGGCTGAGTTCTCGTGTCCTCCATGGTTCTCCTCAAGTGCAAAGAAGCTAATTAAGAGAATCTTGGACCCTAACCCCTTGACA CGAATTACATTTGCTGAGGTCATCGAGAATGAGTGGTTCAAGAAAGGGTATAAACCACCTAGTTTTGAACAAGTTGATGTTAGTCTCGATGATGTGGATGCAATATTCAATGATCCTGGG GATTCTCAGAACTTTGTAGTTGAGAAGCGAGAGGAACGACACGTGCCCGTTACCATGAATGCCTTTGAGCTTATCTCTACATCTCAGGGCCTGAATCTTAATAGTCTTTTTGAGAAACAGATG GAACTTGTTAAACGAGAAACAAGATTCACATCCAAACGTCCTGCTAATGAGATTATTTCTAAAATTGAGGAAGCTGCAGCACCTTTGGGTTTTGGTGTGAAGAAAAATAATTTTAAG TTGAAGCTTCAAGGTGAAAAAACTGGTCGTAAAGGTCATCTATCTGTTGCAACAGAG ATTTTTGAGGTGGCCCCTTCACTCTACATGGTTGAAGTCCGCAAGTCAGGGGGAGACACCCTGGAATTTCACAAT TTCTATAAGAACCTTTCAACGGGGCTGAAGGATATTGTCTGGAAGTCAGGAGATGATGCAAGGAAGGAGGCAGAATTTG GTTCCGCTTCTAGTTCTGGTACTGCCGCTGGTGCTGGTGCTGTGTCATCTACATGA
- the LOC101296264 gene encoding uncharacterized protein LOC101296264: MNNQFIVFYHNFVFYSGPPKGESNYEEPMEFDPIGHHNQFCPWVNGNVAAAGSSSFGSDTSADVVALCGWQLTLDALDALRSLGHVGIQTLESESAASQYKDDHRNPGKKLLRHHSMSRSHGQH, encoded by the exons ATGAATAACCAATTCATAGTGTTTTATCATAACTTTGTTTTTTACTCAGGACCTCCAAAAGGTGAGAGCAATTATGAAGAACCTATGGAGTTTGATCCAATTGGCCATCACAACCAGTTCTGCCCCTGGGTCAATGGGAATGTTGCTGCTGCTGGCAGTAGTAGCTTTGGCTCCGACACCAGTGCGGATGTTGTTGCTCTTTGTGGATGGCAGCTGACCTTAGATGCCCTTGATGCTTTGCGTTCCCTGGGGCATGTTGGAATTCAGACATTAGAGTCTGAGTCAGCAGCATCGCAATACAAG GATGATCACCGGAATCCTGGCAAGAAACTCCTTCGACACCATTCTATGAGTCGAAGCCATGGGCAACATTGA
- the LOC101311735 gene encoding solanesyl diphosphate synthase 3, chloroplastic/mitochondrial-like: MIFSRGFSRLPRTSFNGLCRCLLSNRQDPHQFLASKACSQSLGDSTQKILGCREFWSSGLPTFPGSLTSRHQIHNQISSIVEEPQDPFSLVSDELSLIADRLRAMVVAKVPKLASAAEYFFKMGVEGKRFRPTVLLLMSTALNGSIPEPPTQPDPPTRLEDAFPTELRARQQCIAEVTEMIHVASLLHDDVLDDADTRRGVVSLNSVMGNKLAVLAGDFLLSRACVALASLRNTEVVSLLSTVVEHLVTGETMQMTTEADQRCSMEYYIEKTYYKTASLISNSCKAIAILAGHTTEVAMLAFDYGKNLGLAFQLIDDVLDFTGTSASLGKGSLSDIRHGIVTAPILFAMEEFPQLRAVVEQGFDNPANVEIALDYLGKSNGIQRTRELARKHASLAAEAIESLPESHDEDVLRSRRALLDLTHIVITRTK, translated from the exons ATGATCTTTTCTCGGGGATTTTCTAGGCTCCCAAGAACCAGCTTCAATGGCTTATGTCGGTGTTTGCTCTCTAATCGACAAGACCCACATCAATTCTTGGCCTCCAAAGCTTGTTCTCAGTCTCTTGGGGATTCGACCCAGAAG ATTTTGGGTTGCAGAGAGTTTTGGTCTTCTGGGTTGCCTACTTTCCCTGGCTCCTTAACTTCTAGGCATCAAATTCACAACCAAATTAGCTCCATAGTTGAG GAACCACAAGACCCTTTCTCGCTTGTTTCTGATGAGCTATCACTTATTGCTGACAGGTTGCGAGCGATGGTAGTTGCTAAG GTTCCTAAGCTTGCCTCTGCTGCTGAGTACTTCTTTAAAATGGGGGTGGAAGGAAAGAGGTTTCGTCCTACG GTCTTATTATTGATGTCAACAGCGCTGAATGGCAGTATACCGGAGCCTCCTACGCAACCTGATCCCCCTACACGATTGGAAGATGCTTTCCCAACGGAATTGCGGGCAAGACAACAATGTATAGCAGAAGTGACCGAGATGATTCAT GTCGCAAGCCTCCTACATGATGATGTATTGGATGATGCAGACACAAGACGTGGTGTGGTTTCATTAAATTCCGTAATGGGAAATAAG TTAGCTGTATTAGCAGGAGATTTTCTGCTCTCTCGAGCTTGTGTTGCACTTGCCTCTCTAAGAAACACAGAG GTGGTGTCTTTACTATCAACAGTTGTGGAGCACCTTGTTACAGGTGAAACTATGCAAATGACAACTGAAGCCGATCAACGTTGTAG CATGGAATATTATATAGAGAAGACATATTACAAGACTGCATCATTGATTTCAAACAGTTGCAAAGCGATTGCCATTCTTGCTGGGCATACAACGGAAGTTGCAATGCTGGCTTTTGACTATGGAAAAAATCTG GGATTGGCATTTCAATTGATAGATGATGTCCTTGATTTTACCGGCACGTCAGCATCTCTTGGAAAGGGTTCTTTATCTGACATCCGTCAT GGCATAGTTACTGCTCCAATATTATTTGCAATGGAAGAGTTCCCTCAGTTGCGTGCAGTGGTTGAACAGGGATTTGACAATCCTGCAAATGTTGAGATT GCTCTTGACTACCTTGGTAAGAGCAATGGAATACAGAGGACAAGGGAGCTAGCCCGAAAACATGCAAGCCTTGCTGCAGAGGCAATTGAATCTCTGCCGGAGAGCCACGATGAAGATGTACTAAGATCAAGGAGGGCGCTCCTGGATCTCACCCATATAGTCATTACAAGAACCAAGTAA